Sequence from the Flavobacterium sp. J372 genome:
GGAAATTCCTTGGCTTTGGCTTTCTCAATAGAAACCTTTGAAAAATCTATCCCTAAAAAATAGTTATACATATAATGTGCCGGGAGCTTCTCGTTCAATACACCTTCACCGCTGCCAAGGTCAAGTATTGAAGGATTTTCTTTACCTAAAATAGTTAGATAGCCTATTATGGTAGAGTAGCGTGAAAGCTCTTTGCTGGTTTTCATGCTGTCCCAGCGTCCCTTTGCGTATTGTTTGTCCCAGCGAAGCTTGCGCCTCCAGTTATGAAATTTATCAAGAGTATTCAATGCTGTAGTGGTTTAGTGGTTAATTGTCTGTGCAATGTAGTACAATTTTTCTAAATTTGGGCAAATTTTACATATGCCGGTACATATCTGTGTTAACCCTTTATATGATTCAAAAAAAGAGCAGCTGCTGCAATTGGCAGATAATTTTGAGCAAGAAGGCAAGATACTGGTAAAAGGTTCGCGCAACATTATCAAGACCAACTATCTTGAAGGCGATAAGGTTAACATAAAGTATTTTAAGAAGCCTAACTTTTTCAATGCAATAGTCTATTCGCTCATCCGCCCGTCAAAGGCAAGGCGTTCTTTTGAGTATGCGCAATACCTTTTGAAGAACGGCATACTCACGCCCCAACCGTTGGCTTATATCGAAGAAAAATCAGGCGCAGGGCTGGGGGAGAGCTACTACATTTGCAGGCATATTGATTATGATTTTACGTTTCGCGAACTGATTCACGACCCGCTTTTCCCGAACCGGAAAGCTATACTGGAGCAGTTTACGGAGTTTACTTATAAGATGCACGAAGCACGCATAAACTTCCTAGACCATTCACCGGGCAATACGCTGATTGTAGACAAAGGTGATGGGAATTATGATTTCTACCTTATCGACCTGAACCGTATGAAGTTTGAAGATATGGGTATTGAAGCCCGTATGGACAACTTTAAAAAGCTATGGCCCTCGCGCACCATGGTGAAGATTATCGCTGCAAAGTATGCTGAGCTGACAGGTAAAAGCTACGAAGAGCTCCACGCCATTCTGCTGAAAAGCACACTCGATTTCAAGCGAAAAATCACGAAGAAGAAATATTTGAAGAGAAAGCTGAAGAAAAAATAATTACGAATTACGAATTACGAATTACGAATTACGAATTACGAATTACGAATTACGAATTACGAATTACGAATTACGAATTTCAGCGTTAAACATCTACTCGTAATTCGTAATTTAAAATTCGTAATTAAACAGCTACATCATACTCTCTCAACGCATTGTTAAGCGAAGTCTTTAAATCTGTTGATGGTTTGCGCTGGCCTATTATAAGGGCGCACGGCACCTGGTATTCGCCTGCTGCGAATTTCTTGGTATAGCTGCCCGGTATCACAACGCTACGTGGCGGCACGGCACCTTTCATTTCAACCGGAGTATCGCCTGTAACATCAATAATTTTTGTGGAAGCCGTAAGGCAAACGTTTGCCCCAAGCACGGCCTCAGCGCCTACACGAACGCCTTCAACCACAATGCAGCGTGAGCCTATAAATGCGCCGTCTTCTATAATAACCGGTGCGGCCTGCAAAG
This genomic interval carries:
- a CDS encoding lipopolysaccharide kinase InaA family protein translates to MPVHICVNPLYDSKKEQLLQLADNFEQEGKILVKGSRNIIKTNYLEGDKVNIKYFKKPNFFNAIVYSLIRPSKARRSFEYAQYLLKNGILTPQPLAYIEEKSGAGLGESYYICRHIDYDFTFRELIHDPLFPNRKAILEQFTEFTYKMHEARINFLDHSPGNTLIVDKGDGNYDFYLIDLNRMKFEDMGIEARMDNFKKLWPSRTMVKIIAAKYAELTGKSYEELHAILLKSTLDFKRKITKKKYLKRKLKKK